CGTGAGGGCTGCGATCTCCGCTGTGCTCCACCGGCCCCGTGCGCCGGGCAGTGCCGCGAGGTACCGGGCCGCTGTGGCGGTGTCCCAGGCCTGGCCTGCGCGCAAGCCGCCGAGCAGCATCCGCAGGTACGCGGCCGACGGCGCCACCAGCGGCACGTCCGCGCTCGACCAGGGCGCGGTGAACGTCAGCACCGGGAGCCCGTCGAGGTCGCCCACGCGCAGCACGGTCTCGTAGCGCCCCGGACCGAGCACGTCCCGCCCGGAGCGCAAGACCTCCCGCAGGTCGAGATCGGTGCCCGGGTCGCGGTACATCTCCTGCACGACGACGTCGGCGAACTGGCCGGGCGTCACCAGGTACGCGCGCAACGCGGCCGAACCGTCCAGCGCAGGATCGAGGAACGCGCGGCCACCGCCCCACACCGGTGACTCCGTCGCGAAGTACACGCCACCCGCGACGCGGAACCCCGCGGTGCGCCGCGGCGGGCGAGGATCGCGGCAGCCGGGGCAGGCACGG
This window of the Saccharopolyspora gloriosae genome carries:
- a CDS encoding histone deacetylase; translated protein: MSLDQSEHDLVWYASYGSNMHADRFRCYLEGGVPPGGHRACPGCRDPRPPRRTAGFRVAGGVYFATESPVWGGGRAFLDPALDGSAALRAYLVTPGQFADVVVQEMYRDPGTDLDLREVLRSGRDVLGPGRYETVLRVGDLDGLPVLTFTAPWSSADVPLVAPSAAYLRMLLGGLRAGQAWDTATAARYLAALPGARGRWSTAEIAALTT